One part of the Malus sylvestris chromosome 2, drMalSylv7.2, whole genome shotgun sequence genome encodes these proteins:
- the LOC126611577 gene encoding AUGMIN subunit 8-like, whose amino-acid sequence MDVRESALAALKKKTAVETPRPPLVPAERNNNAVTTRRPRTREVSSRYKSHTPSSTTPSSPSGARRCPSPTLTSTSRPTSPLVSKRSQSVDRRRPSTPTSPPSPSTPVRDADVQFSFRRLANGRMPEGLWPSTMRSLSVSFQSDSISIPVSKKEKPVSSALSDRTLRSSSNVAHRQAETPAAPRKLTTERKRSPLKGKTAPDQSENSKPVDGLHSRLIDQHRWPSRISGKVSSNSLNRSVDLGAKIVRLAAPTPGVGLSTLRRTPPSDSLGKSLQKSASDTAALLPLHQSCKAGLGANSVDGNSLQVSRPHKLASTSLSDRLSLTSHSLKSQSSLSTPSQSRPSSPSKSSMFSSSVTRGLSPSRSRPSTPPSRGVSPSKARPSSTSSQSSSSTSVLSFIADFKGKKGASYIEDAHQLRLLYNRCLQWRFANARAEVVLYVQKVNAERTLLNVWNSTISLWDSVIKKRIDLQQLKLELKLKSVLNDQMAYLDDWGLLETEHIAAFSGAMEDLEASTLRLPVTGGARADLDSLKVAICSAVDVMQAMASSICCLLSQVEGVNSLASELAVVAAQEKAMLDECEVLLASAAAMQVEEYSLRTHLMQTKQDFGKASAQFWQPRLVLDPD is encoded by the exons ATGGATGTGCGTGAATCAGCTCTAGCAGCGCTGAAGAAGAAAACAGCCGTGGAGACCCCAAGACCGCCGTTGGTTCCGGCGGAGAGGAACAACAATGCAGTCACCACCCGCCGCCCTCGAACGAGGGAAGTTAGTTCTAGGTACAAGTCTCACACTCCATCCTCAACAACTCCCTCATCACCTTCTGGTGCTCGGCGTTGCCCATCTCCAACCCTTACTAGCACCTCACGTCCAACATCGCCATTGGTGTCCAAGAGATCCCAATCTGTTGACAGAAGGCGACCTTCGACGCCCACTTCCCCGCCAAGTCCATCAACACCGGTCCGCGATGCAGATGTGCAATTTTCGTTCAGAAGACTAGCAAATGGTCGAATGCCAGAGGGTTTATGGCCTTCCACTATGAGAAGTTTGAGTGTTTCCTTTCAGTCTGATAGCATTTCAATTCCTGTTAGTAAGAAGGAAAAACCAGTGTCGAGTGCTCTGTCTGACCGCACTTTGAGGTCATCTTCGAATGTGGCTCATAGGCAGGCCGAAACACCTGCTGCTCCAAGAAAGCTTACAACGGAGAGAAAAAGGAGCCCTCTTAAAGGCAAAACTGCTCCTGATCAATCAGAGAATTCTAAGCCGGTTGATGGCTTGCATTCCCGATTGATAGATCAGCATCGATGGCCAAGTAGAATAAGTGGGAAAGTATCTTCGAATTCATTAAATAGAAGTGTGGATCTTGGTGCTAAAATTGTCAGGCTTGCTGCGCCAACTCCCGGAGTTGGGTTGTCTACGCTGAGGAGAACGCCACCATCTGATTCTTTGGGCAAATCTTTACAAAAATCCGCCAGTGATACTGCTGCATTATTACCGCTTCATCAAAGCTGTAAAGCAGGACTAGGAGCGAATTCAGTTGATGGTAATTCCCTGCAGGTATCCAGACCTCACAAGCTTGCCTCCACAAGTTTATCGGACAGGTTGTCATTAACATCTCATTCACTGAAATCTCAATCTTCGCTTAGTACTCCATCACAATCACGACCATCCTCGCCTAGTAAGAGCTCAATGTTTTCATCTTCTGTTACAAGAGGTTTAAGCCCGTCTCGATCAAGACCATCTACTCCTCCTTCTAGAGGAGTTAGTCCATCTAAGGCAAGGCCGTCCAGTACTTCTAGTCAATCAAGCAGTTCAACATCTGTGCTTAGTTTCATTGCAGATTTTAAGGGGAAAAAGGGTGCAAGTTACATTGAAGATGCTCATCAGTTGCGTTTACTTTACAATAGATGTTTGCAATGGCGATTTGCTAATGCAAGGGCAGAGGTTGTACTTTATGTTCAGAAAGTAAATGCAGAG AGAACTTTATTGAATGTGTGGAACAGTACAATAAGCTTGTGGGATTCAGTAATCAAGAAACGAATCGATCTCCAGCAGTTGAAGCTTGAACTTAAGCTGAAGTCAGTATTGAATGATCAA ATGGCCTACCTTGACGACTGGGGTTTACTTGAAACCGAGCATATTGCTGCATTCTCTGGGGCTATGGAAGATTTGGAGGCAAGCACTCTACGTCTTCCAGTGACTGGAGGGGCAAGG GCGGATTTGGATTCTTTGAAGGTAGCTATCTGCTCAGCGGTTGATGTGATGCAGGCAATGGCATCCTCCATATGCTGTTTGCTCTCACAG GTGGAGGGCGTGAACAGTTTGGCTTCTGAACTTGCTGTTGTAGCAGCACAGGAGAAAGCCATGCTTGATGAGTGCGAGGTGCTGTTGGCTTCAGCAGCAGCTATGCAG GTAGAGGAATACAGCCTGAGGACCCATCTCATGCAAACGAAACAAGACTTTGGAAAAGCGAGCGCCCAATTTTGGCAACCAAGACTTGTTCTTGATCCTGACTAG